The sequence below is a genomic window from Flavobacterium sediminilitoris.
TAAAAAAATCCCGCAAAAGCGGGATTTTCTTTAGATACTTGTTTATAGTTTTACTCTTCTGGCATCAATATAGCGATAACTTTTTCTTTCGTTAAGTATTTTTTGGCTACTGCTTGAATTTCTTTTGGAGTAATTGCTTTCACTTTTGCTTCATAATTTAAAATTTCTTCTGGATTATTATCGTTCATATAAGAACTTGTAAGGTTTGACATCCAAAAACTATTTTCTTTTATTTTCTTTTTATAATCTAATTTTTCTGCTTCAATAAATTTATCAACGTCTTTTTGTTCTGGTCCGTTTTCTATTATTTTATTTAATTCTCTCAATGCTGAAGCTGTTAATGTTTCTGCATTTTCTGGACCACATGGAAAATTAATTGAAAAACTAAAACTACCTGCTGGCACTTTATTCATATTTCCTCTTGCTCCTACTCCATAAACACCACTTTCATTTTCTCTTAGTTCTTCAACTAATTTGATGGTTAATACTTCTGCTAATGCATTTAAAGCAAAATCTTCTTTAGCATCATATTTACAATCTCCATAGAACATTATATTTACAGTACTTTTAGGATCTTTTCCTTTATTTATTATCTTTTTATGTTCACCTTTTAACATTCTATAACCTAAATCGATTGCTTTTTCGCTATCTTTTTTAGCAGGTAATGATGCTAAATATAATTCTGAATATTCTATTAATTTTGCTTCGTCAACATTTCCAACAAAATAGAAATTAAAGTCTCCTGCATTTGCAAATCTTTCTTTGTATATTTTATAAGCTAATTCATAATCTGCATTATCATAGTCTTCTGCTTTTGGAAAACCTAAGTATCTTGGATTTTCTTTGTTTAGATATGAGTATAACTCATTAGAAAAGTACATTGAAGGCATTGACAACATATTTGAAATAAATCCTTTTTGTTTTGTTTTGTATCCTTCAAAAGCTTCCTTGTCCATGTTTAAATCTGTAAAATAAGCATGAATCATTTGCATAAGGTATTCAAAGTCTTTTGGTGTTGATGATCCTCTCATTCCTTCTACTGTTGAAGAAACAAAAGGATTAACTCTAGCGATTTTACCTGTCATGAATTTATTAATATCATTTTTATTCATGCCAGAAAAACCTGCTTCTGTTAAACCACCCATTGCTACAGATACTTTTTTATAATCTTCATTAGAAAGTGTGTTTGAACCTCCAAAGCTTAATGCTTGGAACATAATTTCATCGTTCTTGAAATCTGTTTTCTTGTAGATTACTTTTGCTCCATTCGATAATGTAAATGTTGTAACGTCTAATTTGTCATTTTTTTCAGTTTTAACTACTTTTCCTTTTTTAACTGGATTTCTAAGTAAACTTTCTGCTACAGCAGTTTCTTCATACGGTTTTAATGCTTTTTCATCAATTTTCATCGCTTCTAAAACATCTTTCTCTGTTGGCTTTGCCACACCTTCTTTCTCTGGACCTGTTAGAATAACAACTCTATTGTCTTCTTTAATATATTTTGAAATTAAATCATTTGTTTCCTTTATAGAGATTGTTGGCAATAATTGTTTCATTGCTGCAAATGTCCATTCAATACTAGGCGCTGGTTCTTGCTCTAAAAAGTTACTTTGCATAGCCCAAACGTAGTTTTCAGACTCTGTTTTATCTCTTTCATTATATTGTCTCTCAACCTGATTTAGATATTTTGTTTTAGCTCTTTCCAATTCAGATTCAGTAAATCCATATTTTCTTACCCTTTCATTCTCTTCTATTAATACTTTTAAAGCATCTAATTGTTTGTCTTGTGCCACCATAGCAAAAGACTGAAAAGCTTCTTTATTTCTAGCAAATGTACCTCCATGATATGTGTATCCGTAAGTAAAAGGTGGTGTAGGTGAGTTTTGTTTTTCTTCTAATCTATTATTCAACATTGTTGAAAACAATCCTTCTATAAGTTCTGTTCTAAAATCTCCTACTGTAACTGTTTTCTTTGGTTCCGTATAGTCTTTATACAATAATCTTACTTGTGAAAAAGCAGCTTCTTTATCGCTTTCAACAGCTATAAATGTTTCTTTGTGATTTGGCACTTCAAACATTTTACGAGGCTTTTCCTTTTTTGGGTTTTTATATGAAGAAAAGTGGTCTTTTATTTTTTTCTCCATTTCTGCCACATCAATATCTCCAACAACTACTACACTCATTAAATTTGGTCTATACCAATCTTTATAGAAACTTGTTAATTTATCATAAGTGAAGTTTTCAAGAATTTCTTTTTGACCTATAGGTAAACGCTTTGCATATTGCGAATTATACATCATTTTTGGCATAAAACGTCCCATCATTCTTTTATCTGCTCCAAGTCCAAGACGATATTCTTCTAACACCACACCTCTTTCTTTATCAATTTCTTCAGGAGTAAGTGTAGTATTAAACGCCCAATCTTCAATGATTTGGAATCCTTTTTCTAATTTTTCTTTATCATCTGAAGGAATTGGTAAGAAATAAACGGTTTCATCAAAACTAGTATAAGCATTTAAATGTTGTCCAAATTTAACACCTATACTTTGAAGATAATCAACTAATTTATTTTTTGGAAAACGTTTTGTTCCGTTGAAACACATGTGTTCCATAAAATGTGCTAATCCTTGTTGTTCATCTGTTTCTAATATAGAACCTGCATTAATCATCAACCTAAGATCAACTTTATTTTCAGGTTTACTATTTTTTTTGATGTAATACGTTAATCCATTTTTTAATTTTCCTGTTTTAACGGTTGGATCCATAGGAATTGGACTGTCCATTTTAAGCTCTTGAGCAAATCCAATAGCAGACATTGCTGACAATAAGATGTAAAACGATTGTTTAATTTTTTTCATTTGTTATAGTATTTTGTTCTAAAACTAAACCTATAACACAAAAAAAACTAAATTATTATATATAAATTAACTTTTAATCTAAAGAAATAACATTTTAAAGAATTCTAAGTTATCATTATTTAATGTAACAATATATTTTTAAAGTTATCTGTTTCAAATCGTTGCATTTCATTATTTTCATCCGCATAAAGCAATAAAACATTTAATTCTGGATGCTTTTTTACGAATGTTTTCACTTGTTCTAAATCCATTATCATAAAAGCAGTAGCATAGCCATCAGCCATTATACAGGTAGGTGCTAAAACTGTTGCACTTAGAATAGTGTTTTTTTCTCTCTTCCCTGTTTTTGGATTTATAATATGAACAAATTTTTCTCCTGTAATAGAATCTGTTATTACTTTACGATAGTTTCCAGATGTTGCCATTCCAACATTCTCTAGTTGAATTGTTGCTATTAACTTTCTTTCATCTGGCTTTTGTAATGGATCATCTATACCTACAATCCAACTTTTATTATCAATACTGTTTTTTCCCAAGGCGAATAATTCTCCACCTATTTCTATGATTCCATTTTCAATTCCTTTTGATTTTAAAAATTTCACTACAACGTCAACAGAATAACCTTGTGCTATTGAATTAAAATCGAAATAAATAGCAGCATATTTTTTTGAAATTGTTTTGTTTGCGTTTATCTTAACCTTATTAAAGCCAACATATTGCAACAAACTATCAATTTGATTTTGAGTAAGATTTTGATGTTTTTTACTAGGTCCAAAACCATAAGCATTTACTAAAATTCCAATTGTTGGATCAAATAGTCCTTCTGTTTCATTAAAAATTTGATTTGAGGCTTTAAATGTATCAACAAAAAAATCATCAATAACAATAGTACTATCTCCCAAATTTATTTTAGAAATTTTAGAATCATTTCTATAAGTCGAAAGTGACATATCAAAAGCTAAGAGCAAAGAGTCTATTTGCGATTTAGAAACTAACTCTTCATTAGCAATATATTTAATTGCATAAGTACTACCTTGAGCTTCTCCTTGAATTACAAAAAAAGTATTTTCTTTTTTTTCACAAGAAGTCATTAATACAAAAAGTAGAAGTAGACTATAAAAGTTCTTTATATCCATTGTAATTGATTATATAATCGGATGAAACGTAAACTGGTTTTTCGAAATCTTCTGCATTGGCAATGCCAACGCCTGCAAATAATACTTTTGCATTTTTTGCTTTTGCATGATTAATAAATGTTTCTACAAACAAAACATTGGGTTCATCTGGATTTATAGGATAAGGAACCGCTTGTACCATGACAAAGTGTAATCTATTTTGTGTGTCTACACAAACAAATTGAGGATGTTTTTTTAATTGACTATTAACTGCAATAAATTCAAAACCTTTTTTTTCAAGGTCTTTCCCTACATGATTCATTGCAATTTGATGTAGTTCTTGTTCTGTAAGTTCTTCCATAGTACAAAAATACAAATAAGCTTGAATAGAAATTAAAAAACCGATTCATTTCTGAATCGGTTTTTTAAAATATTATCCTCCAAAATCATCAAATCTGATGTTCTCAGGATCAAGTCCGAAGTCTTCACCCATTTTTTGAACTGCTTTGTTCATCATTGGTGGACCACAGAAATATAATTCAATATCTTCTGGATTTTCATGATGTGATAAATAATTATCAATTACTACATTATGAATAAATCCAACGAATCCGTCACCTTCTCCATTAACACCTTCTTTTACTTTCCAGTTATCTTCTGGTTGAGGCTCAGATAATGCTAAATAGAATTTAAAGTTAGGAAAATCTTTTTCTAACGCTCTAAAGTGATCTGTATAGAACAACTCTCTCTTTGAACGACCTCCATACCAATATGTTACTTTACGTCCTGTTTTAACAGTACGGAATAAGTGATATAAATGAGAACGCATTGGTGCCATACCTGCTCCTCCACCTACATATAACATTTCTGCTTCAGTTTCATTAATGAAGAATTCTCCATAAGGACCTGAAACCACTACTGGATCACCTGCTTTTCTTGAGAAAATATAAGAAGAAGCAACTCCTGGATTTACTTTTGCCCATCCGTTAATGTTTCTATCCCATGGTGGAGTAGCAACACGAACATTCAACATAATCTTTCTTCCCTCAGCAGGATAAGAAGCCATTGAATATGCTCTTTCTACTAATTCATCATTTTTCATTACTAATGGCCATAAATTAAATTTATCCCATTCTGCTTTGAATTTTTCTGGCTCACCTGGATGTTCTACTGGATGCGCTGTGATATCAATATCTGTATAATTGATTTCACATTTAGGAATCTCAATTTGGATATATCCTCCTGGCTCATAATGCATATCTTCTGGCAACTCAACGATAAACTCTTTAATAAAAGAAGCTACGTTATAGTTTGAATATACTTTTGCTTCAAATTTCTTAATTCCAAACACTTCTTCTGGAACTTCGATAACCATATCACTCTTAACTTTCACCTGACATCCTAAACGCCATCCTTCTGCTAATTCTTTTCTACTAAAGTGAGGCACTTCTGTTGGCAAAGCTTCTCCACCACCGTCAAGAACTTTACATTTACATTGAATACAAGTTCCACCACCACCACAAGCTGATGGCAAGAAAATTTTGCTTGATCCTAATGTAGATAATAATGTATTTCCTGAACCTACTTCAATTTCATTCTCTCCATTAATTTTAATTTTAACTGGACCAGATGGAACCAATTTAGCTTTGGCAAATAATATAATTGCAACAAGAGCTAGTAATAAAATTAAAAAGGCTATTACTGTTGTACTGATTAAACCAGTAGTACTTACTTCTAAAGCTATCATAATTATTCCTGTACTGTTTGGGTTAATGAATCATTTGCTATTTGTTCTACCTCTGTTGAATCTGATACAATTTCTACTTTTTCTTCAATAGATGTAGAAGGCTCAACATTTTCAACAAGTTCTTTTTTAGGTTCAGCACTATCCCCTCCTGAAAGCATTCCTCCAAAAGACATAAAACCAATAGCCATTAAACCTGTTAAAATAAATGTCATACCTAAACCTCTAAAAGCAGGTGGAACATTTGAATATCTGATTTTTTCTCTAATAGCTGCAATAGCTAAAATTGCTAAGAACCAACCAATACCTGATCCAACACCATATACGGTTGCTTCAGTAATATTATTAAATTCTTTTTGTTGCATGAATAATGATCCTCCAAGAATAGCACAGTTCACAGCAATTAAAGGTAGAAATATACCTAATGATGTGTATAATGCTGGAGCAAATTTTTCAACGATCATTTCAACTAACTGTACCATTGTAGCAATAGTAGCAATAAAAAGAATAAATGTTAAAAAGCTTAAATCATAATCTGCATATTCTTCACCTAACCACACTAATGCACCTGGACGAAGTAAGTATTGATCTAATAAAAAGTTTAAAGGAACAGTTACTAACATTACGAAAATAACTGCTGCTCCTAATCCTACTGCTGTAGAAACTTTTTTAGAAACCGCTAAGTATGAACACATTCCTAAGAATGTTGCAAATACCATATTATCAATAAAGATTGATTTTAAAAATAATTGTAATAATTCCATTTCTTAGTTTGTTTCTATTAGACTTTTATTTCTTGAACGTTGGAATCCGATAATTAATCCTAAAGTAATTAACGCCATTGGAGCTAATAACATAAAACCATTATTTTCATATCCTAATGCGTAAAGTCCTGTTTTTTCAACTGGATCACCAAATACTGGAAAACCTAATAATTTTCCTGAACCCAATAATTCTCTGAAAAAACCTACTACTACTAAAATTAATCCATATCCTGCTGCATTACCAATTCCATCTAAAAATGCTTTCCAAGGACCATTACCTAAAGCAAAAGCTTCAAAACGTCCCATGATAATACAGTTTGTAATAATTAATCCGATAAATACAGAAAGTTTTTTAGCCAAATCTGGCACATAAGCTTTCAGTGTTAAATCTACAATAATTACTAAAGCCGCAACGACAACAAGTTGAGCGATAATTCTAATTGCAGAAGGAATAATATTCCTCATTAATGAGATAACTACGTTACCAGCCGCTAGCACAAACATTACAGACAATGCCATAATGATTGACGCTTTTAGTTCAGCAGTAATTGCTAATGCAGAACATATTCCTAATACTTGAACCGTAATAGGATTACTATCTGTAAGCGGATCTTTTACTAAACCCATATTCTTTTTTGAGAACAATGGCTCTTTTACTGTGTTTTTATTTTCTGCCATAGCTTATTTTTTTATAGTTTCGAAATAAGGCAAATAAAGCTTAATCCCAGATTTTAACATTGCTCCAACTCCATTACCTGTAATTGTTGCTCCTGAGATAGCGTCTACTTGATTATCTGATTTATCTACATTATTAGGATCTCCATTTGATTTAGAAATCTCAACTGATTTATAATTTCCTTCAGCATCAAAAATCATTTCTCCTTTGAAGTCATCTTCAAAAAATGCTTCAGTGATGTTAGCACCCAATCCAGGAGTTTCTCCTTTATGATCAAAATACACACCATTGATACTTTTTAAATCATCGTTTAAAGCAACATAGCCCCAAATAGCATCCCAAAGACCATTACCTCTTACAGGAACAATATAGATTTTTTTACCTTCTTTTTCTCCTACAAATAAAGGTAATTTCTGAACTTTACCTTGTTTTGCATTATCTAATTCCTTCTTTATATTAATTAAATATGCTTCCTTATCTTCAGTTACTTTCTCACCTTCAATAACGAATTGTTCTTTAATATATTTATTAAATGTTTCTGTAGCATTTGTTCTATCTGAATCAATGCCCATTGCACTTAAAATATCCATTTGCGTTTTAACTTTATCATTGTTATCACGCATCTCTTTTGTTGCACTTGCAAAAAATGCCAACAAAGAACCTACTACAACTACTAATATTACTGAGAATATTATAGTATATAAATTTGAATCTGTACGTTTAGTTGACATAATTATTAAGCAGTTTTAGTTTTTAAACGTTTCATTCTTCTTTTTACATTTCCTTGAACCACATAATGATCAATTGTTGGAGCAAATACGTTCATTAATAATATTGCCATCATTACTCCTTCTGGATAAGCTGGATTAAATACACGAATTAAAATACTGATAAATCCGATTAAGAATCCGTAAATAATTTTACCTTTATTTGTTTGTGATGCAGAAACAGGATCTGTCGCCATATACACAATACCAAAAGCTAAACCTCCAACTAGTAAATGTTGCCAAAAAGGGAAAGCCATTAAACCATAGAATTTACTTGACTCTGTGATAACACCTGCGTCTACTATTCCGTTAAAGATTAATCCCATTACAACAGCTCCAATGATTGAAGAAATCATAATTCTTGCACTACCAATTCCTGTAAAAATAAGGAAAGCAGCTCCTAATAATATTAAAAATGTTGATGTTTCACCTACAGAACCTGGAATATATCCAAAGAACATATCTGTAGCAGAATAGGCAACAGGTTTATTTGCTGCTAAAGTTCCTAAAATAGTTTCTCCTGATATTGCATCTGGCAATTGCTCTATACCTTGTAATTTAAGGTTTGCAATTTCATTAGCTCTTTCTACTGATCCGTGAACCCAAACTTTATCTCCCGACATCCAAGCTGCCCAGTTAAAGAACAAGAAAGCACGAATTGTTAAAGCAGGATTCAAAACATTCATTCCTGTTCCTCCAAATAATTCTTTTGCTATAATTACACCAAAAGCTACTGCAACAGCAAGCATCCATAATGGTAAATCGATAGGAACAATTAAAGGCACAAGCATACCTGTTACAAGATATCCCTCTTCTACTTCATGTTTCTTAACTGTAGCAAAGATAAACTCAATACCTAAACCTACTCCATAAGAAACAACCAATAGAGGTAGAATCTTTTTTAACCCAACAATGAAATTATCCATTGTTAAAAATTCAGCAACTCCATTAGTTGCCAAATTATACTGATAACCAGCATTAAACATACCGAATAAAAGAACAGGAACCATTGCCATGATTACTGTATTCATTACACGTTTTAAATCGGTAGCATCTCTAACATGTGACCCTGAATGAGTAGTTATGTTAGGTACATAAAGAAAAGTATGCAATGCATTGAAACCTTGTTCAAACTTAGTTCCTTTATACTTTTCTTTTAAATTATGTAAATTTTGTTTTAATCCCATTTTTTGTGATTTTAAAATTTATTTGAAAGATTTATCCTACCTCGTTTATCATTACATCTAATCCTTCTCTAACGATATGTTGATGATCTTGTTTTGAAACACAAATATATTCTGTCAATGCAAAATCTTCTGGAGCTACTTCATAAATACCTAATGCTTCCATTTGATCTATATCTTTTACTAAAATAGCTTTCAATAATTGCATAGGGTAAATATCCAAAGGAAATACTTTTTCATATTCTCCTGTTAATACAAAACCTCTATGTTCACCGTTAGTATTTGTGTTTAGATTGTATTTTTTCTTTGGTGTTAAGAAAGAAAACATATTTGCTCTATAAACACTAAATTTATTAGGTCTTGGAATATTCCATCCGAAGAAATCATAATCATCTCCTTCTGGAATTACTGTAATCTGGTTATGATAATATCCTAAGAAATCATCTTTTGATTTTTTATCTCCAGTTAACACGTTTCCACTTATAATTCTATAATTACCTTCTTTTAAGTTTCCAGAAACAACATCACTTATTTGAGCTCCGATTAAAGCTTTCACATAAGATGGTGTTTTAAAACCTGTTCCTGTTAAAGCAATTATTCTTTCGGAATTAAATTTCCCTGTTAAGAACAACTCTCCAATTATAGCAACATCTTCAATTTGAACAGTCCAAACTTTCTCCCCTTTATTTATTGGATCAATTTTAGCAATTTGAGTAGAAACTAATCCAACTGGATGCAATCCTTTCCCTTTATGAACTTTAACACCATCAACTGAAGGCATAAAATCTGATTTAGGAGAAACAGTTACATGAACTTTTCCAGATGTTAATTTAGTTAATGCTTCAAAACCAACTTTCAAAGCTTCTTGTTTTCCTTTTAAAACAAAATCCAAATCTCCTTGTAACGGAGCTGAATTTATTCCAGAAACAAAAATAGATTTTGGTGTATCAGCCGAATTCGCAATTACATCATAAGGACGTTGTTTGATAAATGACCAACAACCTGATGTTAATAAATGCTGCTTAACTTCTTCACCTGATAAATCTTTTGGGTTTTTCTTGCTATGCTCTACATGAACGTCCTGAATATCAGCAGTTATTCTAACTTCTAGAATTACTCTTTTTTCACCACGAACAATTTCTTGAATGGTTCCACTCACTGGTGAGACAAACTTTACAGCTTCGTCATTCTTAGAGTAGAAAATTACTTCTCCAGCTTTTACAGCTGCGCCTTCTTTAAGAACCATTTTAGGTGTTACTTTATGAAAATCAGAAGGTTTAATAGCATAGACTTTCGAGCGAGTTACTTCAGAAATTGTTTTTTCTGCTTCACCCTTCAACTTAAGGTCTAAACCTTTTTTAATTCGAATGTCTTTTGACATGTTTATTGAAGATATGGTTAGTACTATTTTATAAAACGTGCAAATTTAATTAATTAAGGAACACTACTCCAAAAATATAACTATTGATTTTCATTATTTATATCTATTCTAAATTATAAAATATCACGGTTTAGACTATAAAATTTGCATATCTATTTCTAGTTTTAGTATTTTTACAAAAAATCACACAAAAAGATGACTAAAAGAATCTATATTTTATTTTTTTTAATTTCATTTTCAAACAGTTACACGCAAGTAGAAAAAGAAATAGCACCTCCTTTTAATATAAAAACAGTTTCTTTTGTTCAAAACAACAACAACGTTTTACCCTTTTTTAAATTAGGAGATAATTTTGAACTTCAATTTGATGATTTATTCGGAAATGAAGCGGATTATTACTACACTATAACACAGTATAATTATGACTGGACACCTTCAAGTTTAGCCAAAGTAGAATATCTAAACGGAATGGATAATCAAAGAATCATTACCTATGAAAATTCATTTAATACTTTGCAATTATATTCTCATTACAGACAACAATTTCCAAATAAATTTAACAGAATAACAAAAACAGGAAATTATATTATAAAAGTTTTTAATGATGAACAAGAAATTGTTTTTTCAAGAAGATTTATTGTTTATGACGAGTCAGTAAGCGTTGCATCAGAAGTAAGAAGAGCAAGAGACTTTGAATCAATAAATGAAAAACAAAATATTGAATTATCAATAAAATATGGAGACTTAGTTCTTCAGAACCCTATAAATAATGTAAAGATTTCCATATTTAAAAATGGAAATTGGGAAAATTCTATTTCAAACATAAAACCTCAATATACAATTGGAACAGAATTAATTTACAGATACAACAAAGAGACTCAGTTTTGGGCAGGAAATGAATTCTACACTTTAGATAATTCACAAATAAGAGTCACCAACAATAGCGTTGGAAGAGTTACTTCTGGAGACATTTACAATTCACATTTATATACAAACAATGCTAGAAAAAACAGCGTTTACACCTATTTCCCAGACTTCAATGGTAATTTTGTTGTTCTAAATAGCAATGCAGAAAACTCGCAAATTGAAGCAGATTACTCATGGGTATATTTCACATTAAACGCACCTGACTTCTTCGATAGAGAAAACATTTACATAACGGGTATGTTTAACAATTATGTTATGAATGAAGAGAATAAAATGGCTTACAATAAAGAAAGTGGCCTATATGAAAAGGCAATATTAATTAAACAAGGATATACTAATTATCAATATACAATCGCAAATAAGAATAAAGAAATAGATTACAAAAATGCTATCGATGGTAATTTCTATCAAACAGAAAATAATTATACCATTCTTGTGTATTACAGAGGAAACAATGACCGATATGATAGCGTAATTGGCATTGCTAACACCAATAGCGAAGGAATCCGTAATTAACCATGAGCAGAAAGGACACCATTTACAGAGGAACAAAATGCTTAAATTGTAATACTTCACTAGATATTAGTGAGAAGTATTGCCATCATTGCGGACAATTGAATTCAAAAAAAAGATTAACTATAAGTGATTTTATTGAAGAATTTTTGTCAAACTTTTACGCTTACGACTCTCGTTTAAGAAATTCTATTATTTCAATGTTTACAAAGCCTGGAGTTTTAGCAAAAGAATTCAATGAAGGAAAAAGACAAAAATACGCTAATCCTTTTAGACTTTTTTTGAGCGTTTCTATTATTCTTTTTCTTACTTTTAATTTAAATGAAAAATCCTCAGGTAATTCAACTAACACAAACAATACTAATTTACTTGATTCAAGCGAATTAAAAAAAGAACTTAGTCAAATTAATGATAGCATACCAAGCACAGATAAATCATTTATAAAAGAGCAAATTAATTCCTTCAGAGATTTAAGTAAAGACTCTATCTATACCAAATCTGAACTAAAGAAAAACAAAATGGGTTTTTATTACGAATTTAGTTCATTTCGAAATTTCAACAGAAAATATCCAAACAAAACACCTGAAGAAGCACTAAAAGAACTAGAATACGAAAACACCCAATTCAATCGTTTTTTATTCAAAAAATCTATTCTATTCAAAACAAATGATATAAAAAATGAATTAACAGAATATTTTTATCAAAAACTACCCTTTTTAATATTCTTATCATTACCCATCATCACCATTATGTTTTGGCTAGTCTTTTATTCAAAAAAGTTAAATTACACAGAACATTTGATTTTCTCGTATACCTATTTTACATTTCTTTTTATTTGCATGATAATATTCAATATTATTGATTTATTAAGCACTACTATCTCAGAGCTTTTAATTGGAACTTGTTCAATATTTATATTTCCCTTTTACTTTTACAAATCCTTAAGAAATTTTTATGGACAGAATCGTTGGAAAACCATTTTAAAATTCATACTTTTGAATCCTTTATTTGGTATATTTTTATTAATTTCCATGTTGATAATGATATCTTTAGGTGTAATTTTGTTTTAAATTTATGGTAACTCAAATAACAAAAGGCATAAAAATCTCTGTATTGACTAGTTTTGAAGGGACTTACTTCAAAAACTACAAGATAAACTTTGCCTTTAGTTACCAAATCACAATAGAAAATTTTAGTAAAGATTCTGTTCAATTAAATTCTAGGCATTGGGAAATTTACGATGCACTTAACAACATTGAAATTGTAGACGGTGAAGGTGTAGTTGGTAAAAAACCTGTTTTAAAACCTGGCGAGAAACACACTTACACGTCTGGATGTTTACTTTCTTCTCCAATAGGAGCTATGAAAGGGTTCTACAATATGATTAACTTTACTACAACAAAAAGTTTTAGAGTTATAATTCCTACATTTAAATTTAGTGCACCATTCGCACTGAACTAATCCTTTCTTGCAAGATTCTCAT
It includes:
- the apaG gene encoding Co2+/Mg2+ efflux protein ApaG gives rise to the protein MVTQITKGIKISVLTSFEGTYFKNYKINFAFSYQITIENFSKDSVQLNSRHWEIYDALNNIEIVDGEGVVGKKPVLKPGEKHTYTSGCLLSSPIGAMKGFYNMINFTTTKSFRVIIPTFKFSAPFALN